A single window of Flavobacterium sp. 140616W15 DNA harbors:
- a CDS encoding EVE domain-containing protein, with protein MQKKLTMSKYWIAAISKEHTELAIKGNFIQVCHGKKAPLKRMTKDDYIIVYSSKITMKENKKCQMFTALGKVIDDHTYSFEMTEEFKPFRRNIEFMKCNQISIIPMIENLEFISDKKYWGYPFRYGFFEINENDFNFITSKMICDKNDTTNSK; from the coding sequence ATGCAAAAAAAATTAACAATGAGTAAATACTGGATTGCTGCTATTTCAAAAGAGCATACAGAATTGGCTATAAAAGGCAATTTTATTCAGGTTTGTCATGGAAAAAAAGCACCTCTAAAAAGAATGACAAAAGATGATTACATTATAGTATACTCTTCTAAAATAACAATGAAAGAAAATAAAAAGTGCCAAATGTTTACCGCACTAGGAAAAGTAATTGATGATCATACGTATTCCTTTGAAATGACAGAAGAGTTTAAGCCTTTCAGAAGAAATATTGAATTCATGAAATGCAATCAAATTTCGATAATTCCAATGATTGAAAATCTTGAATTTATCTCAGACAAAAAATACTGGGGTTATCCATTCCGATACGGTTTCTTTGAAATCAATGAAAATGATTTTAACTTTATAACTTCAAAAATGATTTGTGATAAAAATGATACAACAAATTCAAAATAA
- a CDS encoding SRPBCC family protein — translation MWTKSYSVITTEITKEQIWKLTTDINNWKKWDDTVEHSELIGEFKVGNYFILKPKGGPRIKIKLIEILENKKFTDLTTFPFAKMYGEHTYEETEEGLKICVTMTVKGILSFLWVKLVAKEIVNHLPTDIENQIKNAKKINNE, via the coding sequence ATGTGGACAAAATCTTATTCTGTAATTACAACAGAAATAACTAAGGAACAAATATGGAAATTAACAACAGACATTAATAATTGGAAAAAATGGGATGATACTGTTGAACATTCCGAGCTTATAGGAGAGTTTAAAGTTGGAAACTATTTTATTCTTAAACCAAAAGGAGGCCCAAGAATAAAAATTAAACTGATTGAGATTTTAGAAAATAAAAAATTCACAGATTTAACCACTTTCCCGTTTGCTAAAATGTATGGAGAACATACTTATGAAGAGACTGAAGAAGGTCTGAAAATTTGTGTTACAATGACTGTTAAAGGGATTTTATCTTTTTTATGGGTAAAATTAGTTGCCAAAGAAATTGTTAATCATTTACCGACTGATATTGAAAATCAAATTAAAAATGCAAAAAAAATTAACAATGAGTAA
- the asnB gene encoding asparagine synthase B: MCGIVCAFDLKQKAETLRPQVLEMSKIIRHRGPDWSGIYSNDKAILSHERLAIVDPASGKQPLFTEDKKLVLAANGEIYNHRELRKQFEGKYHFQTESDCEVILALYKEKGPHFLDEMNGIFGFAIYDVEKDEYFIARDHMGIIPLYIGWDQDGTFYVASELKALEGYCTKIQLFPPGHYMTSKEGEFVQWYKRDWMEYDAVKDNETSIPEIKKALEAAVHRQLMSDVPYGVLLSGGLDSSITSAVAKKYAQKRIESDDTTDAWYPQLHSFSVGLEGSPDLAAAQIVAKHIGTIHHEIKFTIQEGLDAVRDVIYNLETYDVTTVRASTPMWLMARVIKSMGIKMVLSGEGADELFGGYLYFHKAPNAKEFHEENVRKLSKLHMYDCLRANKSLAAWGIEGRVPFLDKEFMDVAMRINPQDKMINKEHPMEKWVVRKAFEDMLPESVAWRQKEQFSDGVGYSWIDTLKEVVAKEVSDEQLANAKYKFPLQTPTSKEEYYYRSIFTEHFPSDAAALCVPQEASVACSTKIALEWDEAFKNMNDPSGRAVASVHDDAYVKA; the protein is encoded by the coding sequence ATGTGTGGAATAGTATGTGCCTTTGATCTAAAACAAAAAGCCGAAACCTTAAGACCTCAAGTATTAGAAATGTCTAAAATCATTCGCCACCGCGGACCAGATTGGAGCGGTATTTATAGCAATGATAAAGCAATCTTATCACATGAGCGTTTGGCAATTGTAGATCCGGCTTCAGGAAAACAGCCTTTGTTTACAGAAGATAAGAAATTAGTTCTGGCTGCAAATGGTGAAATATATAACCACAGAGAGTTACGTAAACAATTTGAAGGAAAATATCACTTTCAAACAGAAAGTGATTGCGAAGTTATCTTAGCACTTTATAAAGAAAAAGGACCTCATTTTTTAGATGAAATGAATGGTATTTTCGGATTTGCAATATATGATGTGGAAAAAGACGAGTATTTTATCGCTCGTGATCATATGGGGATTATTCCGTTGTATATTGGGTGGGATCAGGATGGAACTTTTTATGTAGCTTCAGAATTGAAAGCTTTAGAAGGGTATTGTACAAAAATACAGTTGTTTCCTCCAGGGCATTATATGACAAGTAAAGAAGGTGAATTTGTACAATGGTACAAAAGAGATTGGATGGAGTATGATGCTGTAAAAGATAATGAAACAAGCATTCCTGAAATTAAAAAAGCATTAGAAGCAGCAGTTCACAGACAATTAATGAGTGATGTACCTTACGGAGTTCTACTTTCAGGAGGTTTAGATTCTTCTATAACATCGGCTGTAGCCAAAAAATATGCTCAAAAACGCATAGAGTCTGATGATACAACAGATGCTTGGTACCCGCAATTACATTCTTTCTCAGTAGGATTAGAAGGTTCGCCAGATTTAGCTGCAGCTCAAATAGTAGCAAAACATATAGGAACAATTCACCACGAGATTAAATTCACGATTCAAGAAGGTTTAGATGCGGTTCGAGATGTGATTTATAACTTAGAAACTTATGATGTAACTACAGTTAGAGCATCAACTCCAATGTGGTTAATGGCAAGAGTTATTAAGTCAATGGGAATTAAAATGGTGTTGTCTGGTGAAGGAGCTGATGAGTTATTTGGAGGGTATTTATACTTTCACAAAGCACCAAATGCAAAAGAATTTCACGAAGAAAACGTTCGTAAGTTAAGTAAATTACATATGTATGATTGTTTACGTGCAAACAAAAGTTTAGCCGCTTGGGGAATTGAAGGGCGTGTGCCATTCTTGGATAAAGAATTTATGGATGTAGCTATGCGTATCAACCCACAAGATAAAATGATCAATAAAGAGCATCCTATGGAGAAATGGGTAGTTCGTAAGGCTTTTGAAGATATGTTGCCAGAAAGTGTTGCTTGGAGACAAAAAGAACAGTTTTCTGATGGAGTGGGATATAGTTGGATTGATACTTTGAAAGAAGTAGTGGCAAAAGAAGTTTCGGATGAGCAATTAGCGAATGCAAAATATAAATTCCCTTTACAGACACCAACTTCTAAAGAAGAGTATTACTATCGTTCTATTTTTACAGAACATTTTCCAAGTGATGCAGCTGCCTTATGTGTGCCTCAGGAAGCAAGTGTAGCTTGTAGTACAAAAATTGCTTTGGAGTGGGATGAAGCTTTCAAAAACATGAATGACCCTTCTGGAAGAGCAGTTGCAAGTGTTCATGATGATGCATATGTTAAAGCATAA
- the asnB gene encoding asparagine synthase B: MCGILAIIGKGKDPQLVKELSKRMSHRGPDESDLHIMEKGHIMSHERLSIIDLHSGKQPIQGTSSAWMIHNGEIYNHQELRDGILKAHTFRTKSDSEVIVHLYEEFGYDFCNMLDGDWAFVVIDGDDFIAGRDPLGVKPLYYGLDERGRIYFSSEMKPIADQCKSFSTFPPGHYYTPKTGFVKYYQPEYEDYLKADQNLNLELIRETLTEATRKRLMSDVPIGVLLSGGLDSSLTSAIAARLLAERGEKLHSFSIGLDGDAPDVKAAKKVADFLGTEHHEIHFTIEQGIEVLDRLIWHLETYDVTSVRASTPMYFLSKAIADLGIKVVLSGEGADEIFGGYLYFRNAPSAEEFQKETIERVQKLFTADLLRADKSTMAHGLEARVPFLDKAFLDVAVRIKPEEKQPKTHEGSEKYILRKAFGTPEDPYLPDEVLWRQKEQFSDGVGYNWIDELIEYCSSNVTDEQLAGATTEFPYNSPTTKEAYFYRSIFHKYYPQVSAAQTVRKWIPKWQENQDPSGRANAAHVKADTEISKSGVVV; this comes from the coding sequence ATGTGTGGAATATTAGCCATTATTGGAAAAGGAAAAGACCCGCAACTTGTAAAAGAACTTTCGAAAAGAATGTCACATCGTGGTCCAGATGAAAGTGATTTGCATATAATGGAAAAGGGGCATATTATGAGTCATGAACGTTTGTCGATTATAGATCTACATTCGGGAAAACAACCTATTCAAGGAACATCTTCTGCTTGGATGATTCATAATGGCGAAATATATAATCATCAAGAATTACGTGATGGAATTTTGAAAGCACATACTTTTAGAACAAAATCAGATTCAGAAGTAATCGTTCATTTGTACGAGGAGTTTGGTTATGATTTTTGTAATATGCTCGATGGGGATTGGGCTTTTGTTGTAATTGATGGAGATGATTTTATTGCAGGAAGAGATCCGTTGGGAGTAAAACCGCTGTATTATGGTTTGGATGAAAGAGGAAGAATTTATTTTTCGTCAGAAATGAAGCCTATTGCTGATCAATGCAAGTCATTTTCAACATTTCCTCCAGGACATTATTACACACCAAAAACTGGTTTTGTAAAATATTATCAACCTGAATATGAAGATTATTTAAAGGCTGATCAAAACTTAAATTTGGAATTAATTCGAGAAACTTTGACTGAGGCAACTCGTAAGCGTTTGATGAGTGATGTGCCAATTGGAGTGTTACTTTCAGGGGGATTGGATTCGTCTTTAACATCGGCAATCGCAGCAAGATTATTAGCAGAACGAGGAGAGAAATTACATTCGTTTTCAATTGGTTTAGATGGAGATGCGCCAGATGTAAAAGCAGCTAAAAAGGTAGCAGATTTCTTAGGAACAGAGCATCATGAAATACATTTTACAATAGAGCAAGGAATTGAAGTTCTTGATAGATTAATTTGGCATTTAGAGACTTATGATGTAACATCTGTTCGTGCAAGTACACCAATGTATTTCTTGTCTAAGGCAATTGCGGATTTAGGAATAAAAGTAGTGCTTTCGGGAGAAGGTGCAGATGAGATTTTTGGAGGCTATTTGTACTTTAGAAATGCTCCTTCTGCCGAAGAATTTCAAAAAGAAACTATCGAAAGAGTTCAGAAATTATTTACTGCCGATTTATTAAGAGCAGATAAGTCAACAATGGCTCACGGATTAGAAGCAAGAGTACCGTTTTTAGACAAAGCTTTCTTGGATGTGGCAGTTCGTATTAAACCAGAAGAAAAACAGCCTAAAACACACGAAGGAAGTGAAAAATATATATTAAGGAAAGCATTTGGTACTCCAGAAGATCCTTATTTACCAGATGAAGTGTTGTGGAGGCAAAAAGAGCAGTTCTCAGACGGAGTAGGTTATAATTGGATTGATGAGTTAATTGAATATTGTTCTTCGAATGTTACTGATGAGCAATTAGCTGGAGCAACAACAGAGTTTCCATATAACTCGCCTACTACAAAAGAAGCTTATTTTTACAGATCAATATTTCATAAATACTATCCACAGGTTAGCGCTGCGCAAACCGTTAGGAAATGGATTCCAAAATGGCAAGAAAACCAAGATCCAAGCGGAAGAGCAAATGCAGCTCACGTAAAAGCAGATACAGAAATTTCTAAATCGGGAGTTGTAGTTTAA
- the mdh gene encoding malate dehydrogenase, translating into MKVTIVGAGNVGATCADVISYRGIASEVVLLDIKEGFAEGKALDIMQCATNTGFNTKVTGVTNDYSKTAGSDVVVITSGIPRKPGMTREELIGINAGIVKTVAENVLKHSPNTIIVVVSNPMDTMTYLALKSTGLPKNRIIGMGGALDSSRFRTYLSLALDKPANDISAMVIGGHGDTTMIPLTRLASYNGIPVTEFLSEEVLQKVAADTMVGGATLTGLLGTSAWYAPGASVAYLVDSILNDQKKMIACSVFVEGEYGQNDICIGVPCIIGKNGVEEILDIKLNDQEKALFAKSADAVRGMNDALKSILV; encoded by the coding sequence ATGAAAGTTACCATTGTAGGAGCAGGAAACGTTGGAGCCACTTGTGCTGACGTTATTTCTTATAGAGGAATTGCAAGCGAAGTAGTATTATTGGATATCAAAGAAGGTTTTGCTGAAGGTAAAGCTTTAGATATTATGCAATGTGCTACAAATACTGGTTTTAATACCAAAGTAACTGGGGTAACAAATGATTATTCTAAAACAGCTGGTAGTGATGTAGTGGTAATTACATCTGGAATTCCTAGAAAACCAGGAATGACTCGCGAAGAATTAATTGGAATCAATGCTGGAATTGTGAAAACAGTTGCTGAAAATGTATTGAAGCATTCGCCAAATACAATAATTGTAGTGGTTTCTAATCCGATGGATACAATGACTTACTTAGCGTTGAAATCTACTGGATTACCAAAAAACAGAATAATTGGTATGGGAGGAGCACTTGATAGTTCTCGTTTTAGAACCTATTTGTCTTTGGCATTAGATAAACCAGCTAATGACATTTCGGCTATGGTAATTGGAGGTCATGGAGATACAACTATGATTCCATTGACACGTTTAGCTTCGTATAATGGTATTCCTGTAACAGAATTTCTTTCAGAAGAAGTTTTGCAAAAAGTAGCAGCTGATACTATGGTAGGAGGAGCTACACTTACTGGGCTTTTAGGTACATCTGCTTGGTACGCACCAGGAGCTTCAGTAGCGTATTTGGTTGACAGTATTTTAAATGATCAAAAGAAAATGATAGCATGTTCTGTTTTTGTTGAAGGCGAATACGGGCAAAATGATATTTGTATTGGTGTGCCATGTATTATTGGTAAAAACGGTGTTGAGGAAATCTTAGACATCAAATTGAATGACCAAGAAAAAGCATTATTTGCTAAAAGCGCAGATGCAGTTAGAGGAATGAATGACGCTTTAAAGTCGATTTTAGTATAA
- the secDF gene encoding protein translocase subunit SecDF, protein MQNKGLIKFFAILFALVSIYQLSFTFVADKVKSDAKSFAGNDPDKEIKYLDSIGKEKVFNLGFTSFTFNEVKDKQINKGLDLEGGINVILQISVKDVLKGLANNSKNPVFNKSLADATANQKGNQTYLDAFFEAFEANSNGTVRLASPDIFANRSLQGEGGIDFQMSDAQVKKVIKRKVDESVDSAFGVLRKRIDKFGVTQPNIQKIGETGRILVELPGAKDVDRIKKLLQSTAQLEFWETYKIEEMGNFLVAANEALKKTEINKVETKAVVKDSLNDLLTGGKDSLATKKGNNPLFDKIIGQGGGPVLGLFSPKDTAVVNSYLKRSDIRVLLAPDQHYAKFVWGKPTDVKDAKGKEIEAVELYALKGNRDNVAAMSGGVVTDAKDTFDQMGKPAVSMQMNSQGARAWEELTGRAYTQKSNIAIVLDDIVYSAPGVSSGPISGGRSEISGVFDVTETKDLANVLRAGKLPAAADIVQSEVVGPSLGQEAIDNGTTSAIVGLLLVSLWMMIYYGKAGWYANLALAVNLLFLFGILASLGAVLTLPGIAGIVLTMGTAVDANIIIYERAKEELRAGKTLDEAIKTSYSWRGAMSSITDANVTHILTGAVLFIFGSGPIKGFATTLLIGIITSLFTSIFIARIFIDRNISRKNDLTFVTNFSKNMFNNFHFDFLGVKKWTYLFSSVVVVVSIASLCINGLDQGVDFVGGRTFQIRFEKPVQAEVVKDELAVVFGSAEAKVFGKDNQLKITTKYKVEEHGIKADEEVNKLLFDNLKKYYSDGLTYDKFVNAYEGKKLGIVQASKVGPAVAEDIKTNAYWAVLGAMAIVFLYLMISFRKWQFSLGAIAAIAHDVIFVLGIYSLCYKFMPFGMEVDQHFIAAILTVIGYSMNDTVIVFDRVREFLAGKTKGSFEQIVNDSINTTMSRTINTSLTMIVVLLIMFIFGGESIRGFIFAMLVGIIVGTYSSLFIATPVLVDSISAADKISIEERHKNAE, encoded by the coding sequence ATGCAGAATAAAGGACTTATTAAATTTTTCGCAATTCTATTTGCATTGGTAAGTATTTACCAACTTTCCTTCACTTTTGTCGCTGATAAGGTAAAAAGTGATGCGAAATCTTTCGCAGGAAATGATCCTGATAAAGAAATTAAATATTTGGATTCTATTGGTAAAGAAAAAGTTTTCAATTTAGGATTTACTAGTTTTACTTTTAATGAAGTAAAAGACAAGCAAATCAATAAAGGTCTTGACTTAGAAGGTGGAATAAATGTTATTCTTCAGATTTCTGTAAAAGATGTTTTGAAAGGATTGGCTAATAATTCTAAAAATCCAGTTTTTAATAAGTCATTAGCGGATGCAACTGCAAATCAAAAAGGAAATCAAACGTATTTAGATGCGTTTTTTGAAGCATTTGAAGCAAATTCTAATGGAACAGTAAGATTAGCTTCTCCAGACATCTTTGCTAACAGAAGTTTGCAAGGTGAAGGTGGGATTGATTTCCAAATGAGTGATGCTCAAGTTAAAAAAGTAATCAAAAGAAAAGTTGATGAGTCTGTAGATAGTGCTTTTGGAGTACTAAGAAAACGTATCGATAAATTTGGTGTTACACAACCAAATATTCAAAAAATTGGAGAAACAGGAAGAATTCTTGTTGAACTTCCAGGTGCAAAAGATGTTGATAGAATCAAGAAATTATTACAAAGTACTGCTCAATTAGAGTTTTGGGAAACATACAAAATTGAGGAAATGGGTAATTTCTTAGTGGCTGCAAATGAAGCCTTGAAGAAAACCGAAATCAATAAAGTTGAAACTAAAGCTGTAGTTAAAGATTCATTGAATGATTTACTTACAGGTGGTAAAGATTCACTTGCTACTAAAAAAGGAAACAATCCTTTATTTGATAAAATTATAGGTCAAGGTGGTGGGCCAGTTTTAGGTCTTTTCTCACCAAAAGATACTGCTGTTGTAAACAGTTATTTAAAAAGATCTGACATCAGAGTATTGTTGGCTCCAGATCAACATTACGCAAAATTTGTTTGGGGAAAACCAACAGATGTTAAAGATGCAAAAGGAAAAGAAATTGAAGCAGTTGAATTATATGCTTTAAAAGGAAATAGAGATAACGTTGCTGCAATGAGTGGTGGTGTTGTAACTGATGCTAAAGATACTTTTGACCAAATGGGTAAGCCAGCTGTATCTATGCAAATGAACAGCCAAGGAGCTAGAGCTTGGGAAGAATTAACAGGAAGAGCATATACTCAAAAAAGCAATATAGCTATTGTTCTTGATGATATCGTATATTCTGCTCCAGGAGTTTCTAGTGGTCCAATTTCAGGAGGAAGATCTGAGATTTCAGGTGTGTTTGATGTTACAGAAACTAAAGATTTAGCAAACGTATTAAGAGCTGGTAAATTACCTGCTGCTGCTGATATCGTTCAGTCAGAAGTTGTAGGACCATCCTTAGGTCAAGAAGCTATTGATAATGGAACAACTTCTGCTATCGTAGGTTTACTTTTAGTATCTCTTTGGATGATGATTTATTATGGTAAAGCTGGTTGGTATGCTAATCTTGCATTGGCAGTTAACTTACTTTTCTTATTTGGTATTTTAGCAAGTTTAGGAGCGGTTCTTACATTGCCAGGTATTGCTGGTATCGTGTTGACAATGGGAACAGCAGTAGATGCGAATATCATTATATATGAAAGAGCAAAAGAAGAATTGAGAGCAGGTAAAACACTTGACGAAGCAATTAAAACTTCATATAGCTGGAGAGGTGCAATGTCATCTATTACAGATGCAAACGTTACGCATATTTTAACTGGAGCTGTATTGTTTATATTCGGTTCAGGGCCAATTAAAGGTTTTGCTACTACTTTGTTAATTGGTATTATTACCTCTTTATTTACTTCTATCTTTATTGCTAGAATATTTATTGACAGAAATATTAGCAGAAAGAATGATTTAACATTCGTGACTAATTTCTCTAAAAACATGTTTAATAACTTCCATTTCGATTTCTTAGGAGTTAAAAAATGGACGTACTTATTCTCAAGTGTTGTTGTTGTTGTTAGTATTGCATCATTATGCATAAACGGATTAGATCAAGGTGTAGATTTCGTTGGAGGAAGAACATTCCAAATTCGTTTTGAGAAACCTGTTCAAGCAGAAGTTGTTAAGGATGAGTTGGCTGTGGTTTTTGGTAGTGCTGAAGCAAAAGTTTTTGGTAAAGACAACCAATTAAAAATTACAACTAAATATAAAGTTGAAGAGCACGGTATTAAAGCTGACGAAGAAGTAAATAAATTATTGTTTGATAATTTGAAAAAATATTATTCTGATGGTTTAACTTATGATAAATTCGTTAATGCTTATGAAGGTAAAAAATTAGGTATCGTACAAGCTTCAAAAGTAGGTCCAGCAGTTGCTGAAGATATTAAAACAAATGCATATTGGGCTGTACTTGGAGCAATGGCAATTGTATTCTTGTACTTAATGATTAGTTTTAGAAAATGGCAATTTAGTTTAGGTGCGATTGCAGCTATTGCTCACGACGTTATTTTTGTATTAGGTATTTATTCGTTATGTTATAAATTCATGCCGTTTGGTATGGAAGTAGATCAGCACTTTATTGCTGCGATCCTTACTGTAATTGGATACTCAATGAATGATACAGTAATTGTATTTGACAGAGTTCGTGAATTTTTAGCAGGAAAAACAAAAGGTTCTTTTGAGCAGATTGTAAATGACTCTATTAATACAACAATGTCTAGAACAATTAATACTTCATTAACGATGATCGTGGTATTATTGATCATGTTTATTTTTGGTGGGGAATCAATTAGAGGGTTTATCTTCGCTATGTTGGTTGGTATTATTGTAGGAACATATTCTTCTTTGTTTATTGCAACTCCAGTGTTAGTAGATTCTATCTCTGCAGCTGACAAGATCTCAATCGAAGAAAGACATAAAAATGCGGAATAA
- the lgt gene encoding prolipoprotein diacylglyceryl transferase: MIHALNIVWNPSEGIDLGFFMIRYYSLMFVIAFGLGWYIMKRIFERENEPIDKLDSLFIWTVLATLIGARLGHVLFYDWEYYRNHISEIFLPFRFSPNFEFTGYQGLASHGAAVSIIIAMYYYSKKILKRPLLWILDRVVLPVASGAIFVRLGNFFNSEIIGKETDSVFGIRFLHDTFSKNDAINKTQIANPKEAYNAIATDPKFADLLAQVPVKHPTQLYEGFCYIFVFAILYYLYWKTNASQKPGYLFGLFLVLLFVVRFIVEFVKESQGGIESELGLFSTGQWLSIPFIIVGAYFMIRANKKASVN; the protein is encoded by the coding sequence ATGATACACGCTTTAAACATTGTTTGGAATCCTTCGGAAGGAATAGATTTAGGTTTTTTCATGATTCGATATTACAGCCTAATGTTCGTAATCGCCTTTGGATTGGGATGGTACATAATGAAACGAATTTTCGAACGTGAAAATGAACCTATCGACAAATTAGACTCTCTTTTTATATGGACAGTTTTGGCTACTTTGATTGGAGCTCGTTTAGGACACGTATTATTTTATGACTGGGAATATTACAGAAATCATATTTCAGAAATTTTCTTACCATTCCGTTTTAGTCCAAATTTTGAGTTTACAGGTTACCAAGGTTTAGCTAGTCATGGTGCAGCAGTTTCAATTATCATTGCAATGTACTATTACAGCAAAAAAATATTAAAACGTCCCTTATTATGGATCCTAGATAGAGTTGTCCTTCCTGTTGCTAGTGGAGCAATATTTGTACGTTTAGGCAACTTCTTTAACTCAGAAATCATTGGAAAAGAAACTGATTCTGTTTTTGGAATTCGTTTCTTACATGATACTTTTAGCAAAAATGATGCTATAAACAAAACACAAATTGCTAATCCAAAAGAAGCATACAATGCAATTGCAACTGATCCAAAATTTGCTGATTTATTAGCTCAGGTTCCAGTAAAACATCCTACTCAACTATACGAAGGATTTTGCTACATTTTTGTATTCGCTATTCTTTACTATTTATACTGGAAAACAAATGCAAGCCAAAAACCAGGATATTTATTTGGTTTATTTTTAGTTCTTTTATTTGTAGTTCGTTTCATAGTCGAATTTGTAAAAGAAAGCCAAGGCGGTATAGAAAGCGAATTAGGCTTATTTTCAACAGGACAATGGCTAAGTATTCCATTTATAATAGTTGGAGCTTACTTCATGATTAGAGCTAATAAAAAAGCCTCTGTGAACTAA
- the yidD gene encoding membrane protein insertion efficiency factor YidD, whose translation MLSKIVIYPFVLLVRFYQNAISPFTPAACRFEPTCSSYMIQALQTHGLLYGGYLGIKRILSCNPWGGSGYDPVPEKKCNLKH comes from the coding sequence ATGTTATCAAAAATAGTAATATATCCATTTGTTTTACTTGTACGGTTTTATCAAAATGCGATATCACCCTTTACACCTGCAGCTTGCCGTTTTGAACCAACGTGCTCAAGCTACATGATACAAGCACTGCAAACTCACGGTTTATTGTATGGTGGCTATTTAGGGATCAAACGAATACTCAGTTGTAATCCTTGGGGAGGAAGTGGCTACGACCCCGTTCCCGAGAAGAAATGCAATCTAAAACATTAA
- the cysS gene encoding cysteine--tRNA ligase, whose translation MPLYTSQHLKIYNSLSGEKENFNPIHEGNVGMYVCGPTVYSNVHLGNVRTFMSFDVIFRYFSHLDYKVRYVRNITDVGHIVDDVDEGEDKIAKKARIEQLEPMEIVQRYTVDFHEILKAFNFLPPSIEPTATGHIIEQIEIVKKIIDTGIGYEANGSVYFDVVKYNETNNYGILSGRNIEDMLANTRDLDGQSDKRNPQDFALWKKAETQHIMRWPSPWSDGFPGWHLECTAMSTKYLGNHFDIHGGGMDLKFPHHECEIAQNEACTGQSPVNYWMHANMLTLNGKKMAKSTGNNILPGEILSGENTILSKPFSASVARFFMLQAHYRSILDFSDDAIVAAEKGYKRLMEALDSLDSITTNSSSSIDIASWKQLCYDAMNDDFNTPILIAQLFEAVRYINLLKDNKETITSEDLNNLSTSLKAFVFDVLGLKDEKVSDANNDKLEGVVTMLIEMRNQARADKNFALSDQIRDQLIELGIQLKDGKDGTSFSV comes from the coding sequence ATGCCTTTATATACAAGTCAACATCTAAAAATATATAATTCACTTTCAGGTGAAAAAGAAAATTTCAATCCAATCCATGAAGGAAATGTTGGAATGTATGTTTGCGGACCTACAGTCTACAGTAATGTTCACTTAGGAAATGTTAGAACTTTTATGTCATTTGATGTGATTTTTAGATATTTTTCGCATCTGGACTATAAAGTACGCTATGTTCGAAATATTACCGATGTTGGTCATATTGTAGATGATGTAGATGAAGGCGAGGACAAAATTGCAAAAAAAGCTCGCATAGAGCAATTGGAGCCTATGGAAATTGTACAGCGTTATACTGTAGATTTTCATGAAATCCTGAAAGCTTTTAATTTTCTACCTCCAAGTATTGAACCTACTGCTACTGGGCATATTATTGAGCAAATCGAGATTGTCAAAAAAATAATTGATACTGGAATTGGTTATGAAGCCAATGGATCAGTTTATTTTGATGTTGTAAAATATAATGAAACCAACAATTACGGCATTTTAAGCGGACGAAATATCGAAGATATGCTAGCTAATACCCGTGATCTTGATGGTCAATCGGACAAAAGAAACCCTCAGGATTTTGCTCTTTGGAAAAAAGCAGAAACACAACATATTATGAGATGGCCTTCACCTTGGAGCGATGGTTTCCCAGGTTGGCATCTTGAATGTACTGCAATGAGCACTAAATATCTAGGCAATCATTTTGACATTCACGGAGGTGGTATGGATTTAAAATTCCCACATCATGAATGCGAAATTGCACAAAATGAAGCTTGTACAGGACAAAGCCCCGTAAATTATTGGATGCATGCCAATATGCTTACCCTAAACGGAAAGAAAATGGCAAAATCTACTGGTAACAACATTTTACCTGGTGAGATTTTAAGCGGAGAAAATACTATCCTAAGCAAACCATTTTCTGCTTCTGTAGCTCGTTTTTTTATGTTACAAGCACATTACCGAAGTATCTTAGATTTTTCGGATGATGCCATTGTTGCTGCCGAAAAAGGATACAAAAGATTAATGGAAGCTCTTGACTCTCTAGATTCTATTACTACAAATTCTTCTTCATCGATTGATATAGCTAGTTGGAAACAACTATGCTACGACGCTATGAATGATGACTTTAACACTCCTATTTTAATTGCACAGCTATTTGAAGCTGTTCGTTATATTAATTTATTAAAAGATAATAAAGAAACTATTACTTCTGAAGATTTAAACAACCTGTCAACTTCATTAAAAGCTTTTGTTTTTGATGTTTTAGGTTTAAAAGATGAAAAAGTCTCAGATGCTAATAATGATAAATTAGAAGGAGTTGTAACTATGTTAATCGAAATGAGAAATCAAGCAAGAGCTGATAAAAACTTTGCACTTTCTGATCAAATCAGAGATCAATTAATTGAATTAGGTATTCAATTAAAAGATGGAAAAGATGGAACTTCATTTAGTGTATAG